In Pseudomonas sp. GCEP-101, one DNA window encodes the following:
- the mltF gene encoding membrane-bound lytic murein transglycosylase MltF gives MLALTVSRVRCTAWILATCIFLLLCGCSEAKAPTALERVQKDGVLRVITRNSPATYFQDRNGDTGFEYELAKRFADSLGVQLQIETADNIDDLYDRIGRDGGPNLAAAGLTPGGDRDAQVRYSHSYLDVTPQVVYRNGAQRPTRPEDLVGKRIVVLKGSSHASQLAELKKQFPALEYRESDADEMVDLLRMVDVGEIDLTLVDSNELAMNQVYFPNVRVAFDLGDAKGLAWALPAGDDNSLLEKVNAFLDKAKQDGLLQRLKDRYYGHVDVLGYVGAYTFAQHLQQRLPKYEQHFRQSGTKLEADWRLLAAIGYQESMWQPDATSKTGVRGLMMLTNRTAQAMGVANRLDPKQSIQGGSKYYVQIKDELPDSIKDPDRMWFALAAYNIGGAHLDDARKMAEQEGLNPNKWLDVKKMLPRLAQKQYYRKTRYGYARGGETVHFVQNVRRYYDILTWVTQPQMEGGQLAESGLHLPGVNKTKPDEDDERDQKL, from the coding sequence ATGCTTGCCCTGACTGTGTCCCGTGTGCGCTGCACCGCCTGGATCTTGGCGACCTGTATCTTTCTGCTGCTTTGTGGCTGTAGCGAGGCGAAAGCCCCCACGGCCCTCGAGCGCGTGCAGAAGGACGGCGTGCTGCGCGTGATCACCCGCAACAGTCCGGCCACCTACTTCCAGGACCGCAACGGCGATACCGGCTTCGAGTACGAGCTGGCCAAGCGCTTTGCTGACAGCCTGGGCGTACAGCTGCAGATCGAAACCGCCGACAACATCGACGACCTCTACGATCGCATCGGCCGCGATGGCGGCCCGAACCTGGCCGCTGCCGGCCTGACGCCGGGCGGCGATCGCGATGCCCAGGTGCGCTACTCGCACTCCTACCTCGACGTCACCCCGCAGGTCGTCTACCGCAACGGCGCCCAGCGCCCTACCCGCCCCGAAGACCTGGTTGGCAAGCGCATCGTCGTGCTGAAAGGCAGCAGCCATGCCTCGCAACTGGCTGAGCTGAAGAAGCAATTCCCCGCGCTGGAATACCGCGAGTCCGACGCCGACGAAATGGTCGACCTGCTGCGCATGGTGGACGTGGGCGAAATCGACCTGACCCTGGTCGATTCCAACGAACTGGCGATGAACCAGGTGTACTTCCCCAACGTGCGCGTCGCCTTCGATCTGGGCGATGCCAAGGGCCTGGCCTGGGCGCTGCCGGCGGGGGATGACAACAGCCTGCTGGAGAAGGTCAACGCCTTCCTCGACAAGGCCAAGCAGGACGGCCTGCTGCAACGCCTGAAGGATCGTTACTACGGCCACGTGGATGTACTGGGCTACGTCGGTGCCTACACCTTCGCCCAGCACCTGCAGCAGCGTCTGCCCAAGTACGAGCAGCATTTCCGTCAGAGCGGCACCAAGCTCGAGGCAGACTGGCGCCTGCTGGCCGCCATCGGCTACCAGGAATCCATGTGGCAGCCCGACGCGACCTCCAAGACCGGCGTGCGTGGCCTGATGATGCTGACCAACCGCACCGCCCAGGCTATGGGCGTGGCCAACCGCCTGGACCCGAAGCAGAGCATCCAGGGCGGCAGCAAGTATTACGTGCAGATCAAGGACGAGTTGCCCGACAGCATCAAGGACCCCGACCGCATGTGGTTCGCCCTGGCCGCCTACAACATCGGCGGCGCGCACCTGGACGACGCGCGCAAGATGGCCGAGCAGGAAGGCCTGAACCCGAACAAGTGGCTCGACGTAAAGAAGATGCTGCCGCGCCTGGCGCAGAAGCAGTACTACCGCAAGACGCGCTACGGCTACGCGCGCGGCGGCGAGACCGTGCACTTCGTGCAGAACGTGCGCCGCTACTACGACATCCTCACCTGGGTGACCCAGCCGCAGATGGAAGGCGGCCAGCTCGCCGAAAGCGGCCTGCACCTGCCAGGCGTGAACAAGACCAAGCCCGATGAGGACGACGAGCGCGACCAGAAGCTCTGA
- the tadA gene encoding tRNA adenosine(34) deaminase TadA has product MVRLTNSKGHPTVKGLVPVIDRSQDIPFMREALSLAEQGAALGEVPVGAVLVLDGQVIGRGFNRPITSHDPSAHAEMVAIREAAAAAQNYRLPGSTLYVTLEPCSMCAGLLVHSRIQRVVFGATEPKSGVVVSRGNFFEQDFLNHRVLVEGGVLGEECSAMLSAFFKARRKG; this is encoded by the coding sequence ATGGTGCGGCTGACCAACAGCAAAGGGCACCCGACGGTGAAGGGGCTGGTGCCGGTCATCGACCGCAGCCAGGACATCCCCTTCATGCGCGAGGCCCTGTCGCTGGCCGAGCAGGGCGCGGCGCTGGGCGAAGTGCCGGTGGGCGCCGTGCTGGTGCTGGACGGGCAGGTCATCGGCCGCGGTTTCAACCGGCCGATCACCTCCCACGATCCCAGTGCCCACGCGGAGATGGTCGCCATCCGCGAAGCCGCCGCCGCGGCGCAGAACTACCGCCTGCCTGGCAGCACCCTCTACGTCACCCTCGAACCCTGCAGCATGTGCGCCGGCCTGCTGGTGCACTCGCGCATCCAGCGCGTGGTGTTCGGCGCCACGGAGCCGAAATCCGGCGTGGTGGTCAGCCGGGGCAACTTCTTCGAGCAGGACTTCCTCAACCACCGGGTGCTGGTGGAGGGCGGGGTGTTGGGGGAGGAGTGCAGCGCGATGCTTTCTGCCTTCTTCAAGGCGCGGCGCAAGGGCTGA
- a CDS encoding multicopper oxidase family protein, translating into MSFTRRQVLGGIAGLAVLGLGTGGARLWLARPEVAAEHDYELIAAPLDLELVPGHKTPGLGYGGQAPGVEIRARQGDWLRVRFTNRLDEPTTIHWHGIRLPIEMDGVPYISQPPVQPGESFVYQFKTPDAGSYWYHPHLMSSEQLGRGLVGPLIIDEREPSEFSSEKILCLKTWRVDEEGNFTAFSVPREAAREGTRGRLSTINGERAPVIELPAGEIVRVRLLNVDNTVTYRLNLPDAEAKIYAIDGHPVAPRDFGKGPNDQYWMGPGMRLELGIRGPAEGTELSLRNGPVRLATIRGVANSKAPTARWPAALPHNPVAEPDLKNAETINFKFEWVGAMSDYSKGQSAPSLWQINGVAWQGGEEHKHNAPPLAKLKEGNSYIFVLRNMTQYQHPIHLHGMTFKVLDSDRREIIPYFTDTYLLGKNETARVALVADNPGLWMFHCHVIDHMETGLMGTIAVGEAWCG; encoded by the coding sequence ATGTCGTTTACCCGTAGACAAGTACTCGGCGGCATCGCCGGCCTGGCCGTGCTCGGCCTGGGCACCGGTGGCGCGCGCCTCTGGCTGGCGCGCCCGGAAGTGGCCGCCGAACATGATTACGAGCTGATCGCCGCTCCCCTGGACCTGGAGCTGGTGCCTGGCCACAAGACTCCTGGCCTGGGCTATGGCGGCCAGGCTCCCGGCGTGGAAATCCGCGCGCGCCAGGGCGACTGGCTGCGGGTGCGCTTCACCAACAGGCTGGACGAGCCCACCACCATTCACTGGCACGGCATCCGCCTGCCCATCGAGATGGACGGCGTGCCCTACATCTCGCAACCGCCGGTGCAGCCGGGCGAGAGCTTCGTCTACCAATTCAAGACGCCGGATGCCGGCAGCTACTGGTACCACCCGCACCTGATGAGCAGCGAGCAGCTGGGCCGTGGCCTGGTCGGGCCGCTGATCATCGACGAGCGCGAGCCGAGCGAGTTCAGCAGCGAGAAGATCCTCTGCCTGAAGACCTGGCGCGTGGACGAGGAGGGCAATTTCACCGCCTTCAGCGTGCCCCGCGAGGCCGCGCGCGAAGGCACCCGCGGGCGGCTGTCGACCATCAACGGCGAACGCGCGCCGGTGATCGAGCTGCCCGCCGGCGAGATCGTCCGGGTGCGCCTGCTCAACGTCGACAACACCGTGACCTACCGCCTCAACCTGCCGGACGCCGAGGCGAAGATCTACGCCATCGATGGCCACCCGGTGGCGCCGCGCGACTTCGGCAAGGGCCCCAACGACCAGTACTGGATGGGCCCGGGGATGCGCCTGGAGCTGGGTATCCGTGGCCCGGCGGAAGGCACCGAGCTGTCGCTGCGCAATGGCCCGGTGCGCCTGGCGACCATTCGTGGCGTGGCCAACTCCAAGGCTCCGACCGCCCGGTGGCCGGCTGCGCTGCCGCATAACCCGGTGGCCGAGCCGGACCTGAAGAACGCCGAGACCATCAACTTCAAGTTCGAATGGGTCGGCGCCATGTCCGACTATTCCAAGGGCCAGTCGGCCCCCTCGCTGTGGCAGATCAATGGCGTGGCCTGGCAGGGTGGCGAGGAGCACAAGCACAACGCGCCGCCGCTGGCCAAACTCAAGGAAGGCAACAGCTACATCTTCGTGCTGCGCAACATGACGCAGTACCAGCACCCGATCCACCTGCACGGCATGACGTTCAAGGTGCTGGACTCAGATCGTCGGGAGATCATTCCGTATTTCACCGATACCTACCTGCTGGGCAAGAATGAGACGGCACGCGTGGCGCTGGTGGCGGATAACCCCGGCCTGTGGATGTTCCACTGCCACGTGATCGATCACATGGAGACCGGCTTGATGGGAACCATCGCAGTGGGTGAGGCATGGTGCGGCTGA
- the guaA gene encoding glutamine-hydrolyzing GMP synthase translates to MAQDIHAHRILILDFGSQYTQLIARRVREIGVYCEIHPFDMSDDEVRAFAPRGIILAGGPESVHEANSPRAPQAVFDLKVPLFGICYGMQTMAEQMGGKVLGSDLREFGYARVDVVGKARLLDGIEDHVDGDGVFGLDVWMSHGDKVTEIPAGFHILASTPSCPIAAMADDARGYYGVQFHPEVTHTKQGGRILSRFVLDICGCEALWTPSNIVNDAIATVRAQVGNSKVLLGLSGGVDSSVVAALLHKAIGDQLTCVFVDNGLLRLHEGDQVMAMFAENMGVKVIRANAEELFLGRLAGVSDPEQKRKIIGKTFIEVFDDEATKLQDVKFLAQGTIYPDVIESAGAKTGKAHVIKSHHNVGGLPEDMQFELVEPLRELFKDEVRKIGLELGLPYDMVYRHPFPGPGLGVRILGEVKKEYADLLRRADHIFIEELRNFDWYHKTSQAFVVFQPVKSVGVVGDGRRYAWVVALRAVETIDFMTARWAHLPYELLEKVSNRIINEIEGISRVTYDVSSKPPATIEWE, encoded by the coding sequence ATGGCCCAAGACATTCACGCTCACCGGATCCTGATCCTCGACTTCGGCTCCCAGTACACCCAGCTGATCGCCCGCCGCGTGCGCGAGATCGGCGTGTACTGCGAGATCCATCCGTTCGACATGAGCGACGACGAGGTTCGCGCCTTCGCCCCGCGCGGCATCATCCTGGCCGGCGGCCCGGAGTCGGTGCACGAAGCCAACAGCCCGCGTGCGCCGCAGGCGGTGTTCGACCTGAAGGTGCCGCTGTTCGGCATCTGCTACGGCATGCAGACCATGGCCGAGCAGATGGGCGGCAAGGTGCTGGGTTCGGACCTGCGCGAATTCGGCTACGCCCGTGTCGACGTGGTCGGCAAGGCGCGCCTGCTGGACGGCATCGAAGACCATGTGGACGGCGACGGCGTGTTCGGCCTCGACGTCTGGATGAGCCACGGCGACAAGGTCACCGAGATCCCGGCGGGCTTCCACATCCTCGCCAGCACCCCGAGCTGCCCGATCGCCGCCATGGCTGACGATGCCCGCGGTTACTACGGCGTGCAGTTCCACCCGGAAGTGACTCACACCAAGCAGGGCGGTCGCATCCTCTCCCGCTTCGTGCTGGACATCTGCGGCTGCGAAGCCCTGTGGACCCCGTCCAACATCGTCAACGACGCCATCGCCACCGTGCGCGCCCAGGTGGGCAACTCCAAGGTGCTGCTGGGCCTGTCCGGCGGCGTGGATTCCTCCGTGGTCGCGGCCCTGCTGCACAAGGCCATCGGCGACCAGCTGACCTGCGTCTTCGTCGACAACGGCCTGCTGCGCCTGCACGAGGGCGACCAGGTGATGGCCATGTTCGCCGAGAACATGGGCGTCAAGGTGATTCGCGCCAACGCCGAAGAGCTGTTCCTCGGCCGCCTGGCCGGCGTCAGCGACCCGGAGCAGAAGCGCAAGATCATCGGCAAGACCTTCATCGAGGTCTTCGACGACGAAGCCACCAAGCTGCAGGACGTGAAGTTCCTGGCCCAGGGCACCATCTACCCCGACGTGATCGAGTCGGCTGGCGCCAAGACCGGCAAGGCCCACGTGATCAAGTCGCACCACAACGTCGGCGGCCTGCCCGAAGACATGCAGTTCGAACTGGTCGAGCCGCTGCGCGAGCTGTTCAAGGACGAAGTCCGTAAGATCGGCCTGGAACTGGGCCTGCCCTACGACATGGTCTACCGCCACCCGTTCCCGGGCCCGGGCCTGGGCGTGCGCATCCTCGGCGAGGTGAAGAAGGAGTACGCCGACCTGCTGCGTCGCGCGGACCACATCTTCATCGAAGAGCTGCGCAACTTCGACTGGTACCACAAGACCAGCCAGGCCTTCGTGGTGTTCCAGCCGGTGAAATCCGTCGGTGTGGTCGGCGATGGCCGTCGCTACGCCTGGGTCGTGGCCCTGCGCGCCGTGGAAACCATCGACTTCATGACCGCTCGCTGGGCGCACCTGCCGTACGAGCTGCTGGAGAAGGTCTCGAACCGCATCATCAACGAGATCGAAGGCATCTCCCGCGTCACCTACGACGTGTCGAGCAAGCCGCCGGCCACCATCGAGTGGGAATGA
- the guaB gene encoding IMP dehydrogenase, with product MLRISQEALTFDDVLLIPGYSEVLPKDVSLKTRLTRGIELNIPLVSAAMDTVTESRLAIAMAQEGGIGIIHKNMSIEQQAAEVRKVKKHETAIVRDPVTVTPSTKIIELLQIAREYGFSGFPVVEEGELVGIVTGRDLRVKPNVGDSVSAIMTPKDKLVTAREGTALEEIKAALYENRIEKMLIVDEKFRLTGLVTFRDIEKAKTYPLASKDDEGRLRVGAAVGTGADTGERVAALVAAGVDVVVVDTAHGHSKGVIDRVRWVKETFPQVQVIGGNIATGEAAKALADAGADAVKVGIGPGSICTTRIVAGVGVPQISAIANVAAALEGTGVPLIADGGIRFSGDLAKAMVAGAYCVMMGSMFAGTEEAPGEIELFQGRSYKSYRGMGSLGAMAGSTGSSDRYFQDASAGAEKLVPEGIEGRVPYKGQLTAIVHQLMGGLRAAMGYTGSADIQDMRTKPQFVRITGAGMAESHVHDVQITKEAPNYRVG from the coding sequence ATGCTGCGCATCAGCCAAGAAGCCCTCACTTTCGACGACGTCCTCCTGATTCCGGGTTATTCGGAAGTTCTACCCAAGGACGTGAGCCTGAAGACCCGCCTGACCCGAGGCATCGAGCTGAACATTCCGCTGGTGTCCGCCGCGATGGACACCGTCACCGAATCCCGCCTGGCGATCGCCATGGCGCAGGAAGGCGGCATCGGCATCATCCACAAGAACATGAGCATCGAGCAGCAGGCTGCCGAGGTTCGCAAGGTCAAGAAGCACGAGACCGCCATCGTTCGCGACCCGGTCACCGTGACCCCGTCGACCAAGATCATCGAGCTGCTGCAGATCGCCCGCGAGTACGGCTTCTCCGGCTTCCCGGTGGTGGAAGAGGGCGAGCTGGTCGGCATCGTCACCGGCCGCGACCTGCGCGTGAAGCCGAACGTCGGCGACAGCGTTTCCGCGATCATGACCCCCAAGGACAAGCTGGTCACCGCCCGCGAAGGCACCGCCCTGGAAGAGATCAAGGCCGCTCTGTACGAGAACCGCATCGAGAAGATGCTGATCGTCGACGAGAAGTTCCGCCTGACCGGCCTGGTGACCTTCCGTGACATCGAGAAGGCCAAGACCTACCCGCTGGCCTCCAAGGACGACGAAGGCCGCCTGCGCGTCGGCGCAGCCGTCGGCACCGGCGCCGATACCGGCGAGCGTGTGGCAGCCCTGGTCGCCGCAGGCGTCGACGTCGTGGTCGTCGATACCGCCCACGGTCACTCCAAGGGCGTGATCGACCGCGTGCGCTGGGTGAAGGAAACCTTCCCGCAGGTACAGGTCATCGGCGGCAACATCGCCACCGGCGAGGCCGCCAAGGCACTGGCTGACGCCGGCGCCGACGCCGTGAAGGTCGGCATCGGCCCGGGCTCCATCTGCACCACCCGTATCGTCGCGGGTGTCGGCGTGCCGCAGATCTCCGCCATCGCCAACGTCGCCGCTGCCCTGGAGGGCACCGGCGTTCCGCTGATCGCCGACGGCGGCATCCGTTTCTCCGGTGACCTGGCCAAGGCCATGGTGGCTGGCGCCTACTGCGTGATGATGGGTTCGATGTTCGCCGGTACCGAAGAAGCGCCGGGCGAGATCGAGCTGTTCCAGGGCCGTTCCTACAAGTCCTACCGTGGCATGGGCTCCCTGGGCGCCATGGCCGGTTCCACCGGTTCCTCCGACCGCTACTTCCAGGACGCCTCCGCCGGCGCCGAGAAGCTGGTACCCGAAGGCATCGAAGGCCGCGTGCCCTATAAAGGCCAACTGACCGCCATCGTCCACCAACTGATGGGTGGCCTGCGTGCCGCCATGGGCTACACCGGCAGCGCCGACATTCAGGACATGCGCACCAAGCCGCAGTTCGTTCGCATCACTGGCGCCGGCATGGCCGAATCCCACGTCCACGATGTGCAGATCACCAAGGAAGCGCCGAACTACCGCGTAGGTTGA
- the xseA gene encoding exodeoxyribonuclease VII large subunit has translation MQKDPFQRLGLDREVLTVSQLNQRARHLLEDVFPQVWVEGEISNLARPASGHLYFTLKDSNAQVRCALFRQNALRVRQALRDGLAVRVRGKVSLFEGRGDYQLIADAVEPAGDGALRLAFEALKEKLAAEGLFAAERKRELPAHPRRIGIVSSPTGAVIRDIISVFRRRAPQVELTLIPTAVQGREAIGQIVRALKLADAQGFDALILARGGGSLEDLWCFNEEPVARAIASCVTPIVSAVGHETDVSISDFVADVRAPTPSAAAELLAPHSGDLQQRLDGLRRRLILRIQDRLTRERLRLEGCARRLRHPGERLRQQSQRLDDLDMRLRRAFERQLHIRQERVARLDTRLAAQHPGRNLALLRQRLENLSTRLPRATHAILREQRQRLDGLMQTLHIVSPLATLGRGYSILLDDKGQAIRSAAQTRNGQRLKARLGDGELEVRVEDNHQAPVTLSLLD, from the coding sequence ATGCAGAAAGATCCCTTCCAACGGCTGGGCCTCGATCGCGAGGTTCTGACCGTCAGCCAGCTCAACCAGCGCGCCCGCCACCTGCTGGAGGACGTATTCCCGCAGGTCTGGGTCGAGGGCGAGATCTCCAACCTCGCCCGCCCGGCATCCGGGCATCTGTATTTCACCTTGAAGGACAGCAACGCCCAGGTGCGCTGCGCGCTGTTCCGGCAGAACGCCCTGCGCGTGCGCCAGGCCCTGCGCGACGGCCTCGCGGTGCGGGTGCGCGGCAAGGTTTCGCTGTTCGAGGGGCGCGGCGACTACCAGTTGATCGCCGATGCCGTCGAACCGGCCGGTGACGGCGCGCTGCGCCTGGCGTTCGAGGCCCTGAAGGAAAAGCTCGCCGCCGAAGGCCTGTTCGCCGCCGAGCGCAAGCGCGAGCTGCCCGCCCACCCCCGGCGCATCGGCATCGTCAGCTCCCCCACCGGCGCGGTGATCCGCGACATCATCAGCGTGTTCCGCCGCCGCGCGCCGCAGGTCGAGCTGACCCTCATCCCCACCGCCGTGCAAGGCCGCGAGGCCATCGGGCAGATCGTCCGCGCGCTCAAGCTGGCCGACGCCCAGGGCTTCGACGCGCTGATCCTGGCTCGCGGTGGCGGCTCGCTGGAAGACCTCTGGTGCTTCAACGAGGAACCGGTGGCACGCGCCATCGCCTCCTGCGTGACGCCCATCGTCAGCGCCGTGGGCCATGAGACGGACGTTTCCATCAGCGACTTCGTCGCCGACGTGCGCGCGCCCACGCCCTCGGCCGCCGCCGAGCTGCTGGCGCCCCACAGTGGCGACCTGCAGCAACGCCTGGACGGCCTGCGTCGCCGGCTGATCCTGCGCATCCAGGACCGCCTGACCCGCGAGCGGCTGCGCCTGGAAGGCTGCGCCCGGCGCCTGCGCCACCCCGGCGAACGCCTGCGCCAGCAGTCCCAGCGCCTGGACGACCTGGACATGCGCCTGCGCCGGGCCTTCGAGCGCCAGCTGCACATCCGCCAGGAACGCGTCGCGCGGCTCGATACCCGCCTCGCCGCGCAACACCCCGGCCGCAACCTGGCCCTGCTGCGCCAGCGCCTGGAGAACCTCAGCACCCGCCTGCCCCGCGCCACCCACGCGATCCTGCGCGAGCAGCGCCAGCGCCTGGACGGCCTGATGCAGACCCTGCACATCGTCAGCCCGCTGGCGACCCTCGGCCGTGGCTACAGCATCCTGCTCGACGACAAGGGCCAGGCCATCCGCAGCGCCGCGCAGACCCGCAACGGCCAGCGCCTCAAGGCCCGGCTGGGCGATGGCGAGCTGGAGGTGCGCGTGGAGGACAACCACCAGGCGCCCGTCACCCTTTCCCTGCTGGACTGA
- a CDS encoding M15 family metallopeptidase — MTDLLAPILPQPDPDWAEAFRVPIVECDQPLQALGIATAFAVWPAYHRLGVPNAQPECYARTDVFERLLHAASLLPDGIRLVILDAWRPFAVQQHLYDTLYDILRQHEPDADPRELTRRTREFVAPPSTRAESPSPHLTGGAIDLTLCDSEGRWLDMGSLFDEATPRSYTRHYEEIAQPDGAQRRVRDNRRMLFNAMLAAGFSNLSSEWWHYDYGDQLWAAHLGKPHAIYGPAQVLGLEQLWRQQLEGLRR, encoded by the coding sequence ATGACCGACCTGCTCGCGCCGATCCTGCCGCAACCCGATCCCGACTGGGCCGAGGCCTTCCGCGTGCCCATCGTCGAGTGCGACCAGCCGTTGCAGGCCCTGGGCATCGCCACCGCCTTCGCGGTGTGGCCGGCCTATCACCGCCTGGGCGTGCCGAACGCGCAGCCGGAATGCTACGCCCGCACGGACGTCTTCGAGCGCCTGCTGCACGCCGCCAGCCTGCTGCCCGACGGCATCCGCCTGGTGATCCTCGATGCCTGGCGACCGTTCGCGGTACAGCAGCACCTGTATGACACGCTCTACGACATCCTCCGCCAGCACGAGCCGGACGCCGATCCGCGCGAGCTGACCCGGCGCACCCGCGAGTTCGTCGCGCCGCCCAGCACCCGCGCCGAATCCCCCAGCCCGCACCTGACCGGCGGCGCCATCGACCTGACCCTGTGCGACAGCGAGGGCCGCTGGCTGGACATGGGCAGCCTGTTCGACGAGGCGACGCCGCGCTCCTACACCCGCCATTACGAAGAGATCGCCCAGCCCGACGGCGCCCAGCGGCGCGTGCGGGACAACCGCCGGATGCTGTTCAACGCCATGCTGGCGGCGGGTTTCAGCAACCTTTCCAGCGAGTGGTGGCACTACGACTACGGCGACCAGCTGTGGGCCGCGCACCTGGGCAAGCCGCACGCCATCTATGGGCCGGCGCAGGTGCTGGGGCTGGAACAGCTATGGCGCCAGCAGCTCGAAGGGCTGCGTCGGTAG
- a CDS encoding M23 family metallopeptidase — protein sequence MFRFCCLLLASLVTLSAHAEGFISRTLNKPVPGGVAVVQLGQDAAVPTATFQGKPVLVVREEGRDWIAIVGIPLTAKAGSQQIVVKQAGASRNLGFSVGSKHYKEQRIRLSNTRQVNPLPEDLKRINRELAEQTEAYRSFSPGTPSNLVLDKPVNGPLSSPFGLRRFFNGEERNPHSGLDFAVPAGTPIKTPAAGKVILIGNYFFNGNTVFVDHGQGFISMFCHMSKIDVKLGDQLARGDVVGRVGATGRATGPHMHWNVSLNDTRVDPAIFIGAFKP from the coding sequence ATGTTCCGATTCTGCTGCCTGCTCCTCGCCTCCCTTGTCACCCTCTCCGCCCACGCCGAGGGCTTCATCAGCCGCACGCTGAACAAGCCGGTGCCCGGCGGCGTCGCCGTGGTGCAGCTGGGCCAGGATGCCGCCGTCCCCACCGCCACCTTCCAGGGCAAACCGGTGCTGGTGGTGCGCGAGGAGGGCCGCGACTGGATCGCCATCGTCGGCATCCCGCTGACCGCCAAGGCCGGCAGCCAGCAGATCGTCGTGAAGCAGGCCGGCGCCAGCCGCAACCTCGGCTTCAGCGTGGGCAGCAAGCATTATAAAGAGCAGCGCATCCGACTTTCGAACACCCGCCAGGTAAACCCGCTGCCCGAAGACCTCAAGCGCATCAACCGCGAACTGGCCGAGCAGACCGAGGCCTACCGCAGCTTCAGCCCTGGCACGCCGAGCAACCTGGTGCTGGACAAGCCGGTCAACGGCCCGCTCTCCAGCCCCTTCGGCCTGCGCCGCTTCTTCAACGGCGAGGAGCGCAACCCGCACTCCGGGCTGGACTTCGCCGTGCCCGCCGGCACCCCGATCAAGACGCCGGCCGCCGGCAAGGTGATCCTGATCGGCAACTACTTCTTCAATGGCAACACCGTGTTCGTCGATCACGGCCAGGGCTTCATCAGCATGTTCTGCCACATGTCGAAGATCGACGTGAAACTCGGCGATCAGCTCGCCCGTGGCGACGTGGTCGGCCGGGTCGGCGCCACCGGCCGCGCGACCGGGCCGCACATGCACTGGAACGTCAGCCTCAACGACACCCGCGTCGATCCGGCAATCTTCATCGGCGCGTTCAAGCCCTGA
- a CDS encoding ribosomal maturation YjgA family protein, with amino-acid sequence MRIRFDGRSALFALLWFAVLITLATAGANLGWLRGFGGDVLAVIWLYCLLRAAIDAPAHWLAAAALGCGLIIEFGQYLAAIFHWQIGNRALRIVLGATPDWLDVLAYGIGFALILAARLALRARLHARELEP; translated from the coding sequence ATGCGGATCCGTTTCGATGGGCGCAGTGCGCTCTTCGCGCTGCTCTGGTTCGCCGTGCTCATCACTCTGGCCACGGCCGGGGCGAACCTTGGCTGGCTGCGCGGCTTCGGCGGCGACGTGCTGGCGGTGATCTGGCTGTACTGCCTGCTGCGCGCAGCTATCGATGCTCCTGCCCACTGGCTGGCCGCTGCGGCGCTGGGCTGTGGATTGATCATCGAATTCGGCCAGTACCTCGCCGCGATCTTTCACTGGCAGATCGGCAACCGCGCGCTGCGCATCGTGCTCGGCGCCACGCCCGACTGGCTGGACGTGCTGGCCTACGGCATCGGCTTCGCGCTCATCCTCGCGGCGCGCCTGGCCCTCAGGGCCCGCTTACACGCTCGTGAGCTAGAGCCGTAG
- a CDS encoding GNAT family N-acetyltransferase, with protein MSDRLLRPLVWAQDSEWLLGFDGSYSSDSMLRIESAADGFILREERLAETQTKRYPFADLEDDVTAADWTAVVVDEEGERLGFAIAHYEIWNRRAVLDDLFVLAAARGQGVGVQLLEGCLAWARGTEARHLWLETQNLNVPAVGFYRSRGFALSGLSTDLYDPAQVLPGEMALYFSYPLA; from the coding sequence ATGAGCGACCGGCTCCTGCGCCCGCTGGTGTGGGCGCAAGACAGCGAGTGGCTGCTGGGGTTCGACGGCAGCTACTCCAGCGACTCGATGCTGCGCATCGAGAGCGCCGCCGATGGCTTCATCCTGCGCGAGGAACGCCTGGCAGAGACGCAGACCAAGCGCTATCCCTTCGCCGACCTCGAGGACGATGTGACGGCGGCGGACTGGACCGCCGTGGTCGTCGACGAGGAGGGCGAGCGCCTGGGGTTCGCCATCGCCCACTATGAAATCTGGAATCGCCGCGCGGTGCTGGACGACCTCTTCGTCCTCGCCGCCGCGCGCGGCCAGGGCGTCGGCGTGCAACTGCTGGAAGGCTGCCTGGCATGGGCGCGCGGCACCGAGGCGCGCCACCTGTGGCTGGAAACCCAGAACCTCAACGTGCCGGCGGTGGGCTTCTACCGCTCCCGTGGTTTTGCCTTGAGCGGGCTGTCCACCGACCTCTACGACCCGGCGCAGGTGCTGCCCGGGGAGATGGCGCTGTATTTCAGCTACCCGCTGGCCTGA